The Pseudomonas orientalis genome contains a region encoding:
- a CDS encoding CS1 type fimbrial major subunit — MFKQLTVLAVLMAPVLMGERALAFQERHTFDVSVTIPIHEAYVLPSEPDWMGHDQVLAWDLATARLGRLRKNFDVKNINGGVTARLGDTPYLLSGRNRIELQVLFNRVPLTLDSTQVLSADEARTGRRAELEIAAIEPADGYKGGEYYGTVQLVFDFPAP, encoded by the coding sequence ATGTTCAAGCAACTGACGGTACTGGCGGTACTGATGGCGCCCGTGCTGATGGGCGAGCGGGCGCTGGCGTTCCAGGAGCGCCACACGTTCGATGTGTCGGTGACCATCCCGATCCATGAGGCTTATGTGCTGCCCTCCGAGCCCGACTGGATGGGGCATGACCAGGTGCTGGCCTGGGACCTGGCGACTGCCCGGTTGGGCCGCCTGCGCAAGAATTTCGACGTGAAAAACATCAATGGCGGGGTGACCGCGCGCCTGGGGGATACGCCTTACCTGTTGAGTGGCCGCAACCGTATCGAACTGCAGGTGTTGTTCAACCGGGTGCCGCTGACGCTGGATTCGACCCAGGTCCTCAGCGCCGACGAGGCACGTACCGGCCGCCGCGCCGAGCTGGAAATTGCCGCCATCGAACCGGCGGACGGTTACAAGGGCGGCGAGTATTACGGCACGGTGCAGCTGGTGTTTGATTTTCCGGCGCCTTGA
- a CDS encoding dermonecrotic toxin domain-containing protein, whose amino-acid sequence MLLERPYLHAASHATQGIHFDFIRRAIPDWLSTATLTRVRAMRAASPYVYTRLKALDAPADPVQREAMGEYWAARNALDEQLKYMKDVYSFAERLLKKALREYGNIDVRNTFIRLYAPAKNSWWVIGVHKGVTSRTVSLLDAALHNFSASEQFDDYAFLSSADARGQQNILALTSNTSGQPLTAVGFKNLCRTLDIGRQYQTRLLSTLGFSNQVQAHTLRLKVIACDKASLKYAACIAFSQQHIKADARRLLFDIVEGKPTPSLDGIPVEYYNLSLLDARLSGVLVIAAPQGRDKHIERLIAYIPEDPEHPLKEYASPVAFMNELTRQLRDSPSPPDATGQPQTKATYRQFFSQFIDHKQRGHFFAELQSRLYKVQWHQKARTDSGPSWQTLAVDTPQLHFSVQNIFDDYQNRPPSGHSEPDTLWHYLYRVRLNKIVNDTREIAITTAYSDRMARWAWWDNLSKILSDIFNAALLVVTPFVPFLGELMLAYTAYQVANDVFEGIVDWAQGKGLEAIGHVMEVMEAVVQLGVWVGAGTIGQTLTLKLSPFVEGLHPVELASGEKRLWNPDLSPYKQSISLPKGINPDAQGLYQHAQKPWLAHADKHYQLTPDPQLPYHRIEHPNRPQAYRPKVRLNGNGAWVHEGEQPRSWDDDTLMRRISPATQALTTEQLEQIRIISGSDPDHLRHMYVRNQPSPPLLVDTLERFRAGRFAEESARKIRTGQALEPYSYWFEQAVTELPGWPPNKALEVFHNSDLSGASRKYGNATALRADTLTISLADVMATKLPERVLGFLEEQQVNTLLGETLPPAQRAQALRNQLASYVDGFGGHIANSHYQLDQASSDPHIALLRQTFPELPLSSANALLKQAWPEELKAMTEEQGLPLRLKSLARELDFDNQASRAVEGLYPPRQSSAQSERLVLNTLRLHSDSFSGLKIDIRDNSPTGPLRCSVGEADAPQTRTLVRNAQGSYEVFDGESKSRNHTADLYESVLWTLAQVPERTPPYAVGEGERFRQWVIEHSQAPAERRLALAEPPVRMQPATETEVLLGGGVCCKMSRTDSDNTRPKTIAERIKLLLPNMSKDGVRRLSSTLGTLEGEQTLAQMESQKQQLFQQLNAYIKGPIHRESTLLEPEVRKRRSEVAIRLYDGWSNGLTVHLDESFEHRGGIALDLFNTNMPDELPTLSVPLNHISDVDLRGCDFADSHTAFLNNFPHLRDLDLSHNRITQLPETLGNLKRLRRLHLEKNALVLDDSAIATLKRLKRLKQLEMAGNPLGQPPDISQMPNLTLLNLRDTQIKDWPAGLVGQSRPRGFQLDLSENPITQLPHVAPGSDDADIIARTRLDQGKLTSDFQDLLAEYRESVGLDPLRFYAPKGESTPWLTYIKPEEVERHRQLWNEIEKEPGSQGLFEVIKSLEEPDAFQAEADRLAYQSNRPELSQRVWRLLRAVEADSELRERVFKDTRYPGLCPDAGALIFQKLGIEVLASEAYRTSTSPAELEARLVVLARGAARDAYMGKAIGEDIAHRLKPKEQGGLGQRLWSQVVNGEHGEVDEAGIHLAYRSTLADRLELPWLSTHMTYRTLADVTPEQIEKVASAVARLEEGDGLVNQMLLDTGWERYLEQHYPTAKWNNDTAFDLKYAQLDELQALQQQYADSQDLPETDLEPQREKLRSLAWVLELDESSVLSGNPMSSTLYDTTLNELGYRHNQWLRDLTREALNRAGPRKKRT is encoded by the coding sequence ATGCTACTCGAACGCCCCTACCTCCACGCTGCCAGCCACGCGACACAGGGTATTCACTTTGACTTTATCCGGCGCGCAATACCGGATTGGCTCAGCACTGCCACGCTGACCCGCGTTCGCGCAATGCGGGCCGCCAGCCCTTATGTCTATACCCGCCTCAAGGCTCTCGACGCGCCTGCTGACCCTGTCCAGAGAGAAGCGATGGGCGAATATTGGGCAGCCAGGAACGCTTTGGATGAGCAACTCAAATACATGAAGGACGTGTATTCATTCGCCGAGCGCCTGCTCAAAAAAGCCTTACGGGAATACGGCAACATTGATGTGAGAAACACCTTTATTCGTCTTTATGCCCCCGCCAAGAACAGCTGGTGGGTCATTGGCGTACACAAAGGGGTGACCAGCCGAACCGTGTCGTTGCTGGATGCCGCACTGCATAACTTTAGCGCCAGTGAGCAGTTTGACGACTATGCTTTTTTGTCCAGCGCCGACGCTCGCGGCCAGCAGAACATCCTGGCGCTGACCTCCAACACCAGTGGTCAACCCCTGACGGCAGTGGGTTTCAAAAACCTGTGCCGCACGCTCGATATCGGTCGGCAATACCAGACACGACTATTAAGCACCCTGGGTTTCAGCAATCAGGTTCAGGCCCATACCTTACGGCTCAAGGTGATTGCCTGCGACAAGGCCTCGCTTAAATATGCCGCCTGCATCGCCTTTTCACAGCAACACATCAAAGCCGATGCAAGGCGTTTGCTCTTTGATATCGTCGAGGGCAAGCCCACTCCATCCCTGGATGGCATACCGGTGGAGTACTACAACCTGAGCCTGCTGGATGCCCGCTTGAGCGGTGTCCTGGTGATTGCCGCGCCACAAGGCCGCGACAAACACATCGAACGTTTGATTGCCTATATCCCCGAGGACCCGGAGCATCCCTTGAAGGAATACGCCTCGCCGGTCGCGTTCATGAACGAGCTGACGCGCCAACTGCGCGACAGCCCTTCGCCCCCCGATGCAACGGGCCAACCGCAGACCAAGGCCACCTACCGGCAATTCTTCAGTCAATTTATCGACCACAAACAACGCGGGCATTTTTTCGCTGAACTGCAAAGCCGCCTATACAAAGTGCAGTGGCATCAAAAGGCACGCACCGACAGCGGCCCCAGCTGGCAAACCCTTGCGGTCGACACGCCGCAATTGCACTTCAGCGTGCAAAACATCTTTGACGATTACCAGAACCGCCCGCCCTCAGGCCACTCAGAACCCGATACGCTGTGGCATTACCTGTACCGGGTCAGACTCAACAAGATCGTCAACGATACCCGGGAAATTGCCATCACCACCGCCTATTCAGACCGGATGGCACGCTGGGCCTGGTGGGACAACCTGAGCAAGATCCTGTCGGACATTTTTAATGCCGCGCTACTGGTGGTCACCCCGTTCGTGCCGTTCCTGGGCGAGTTGATGCTCGCCTACACCGCCTACCAGGTGGCCAACGATGTGTTCGAAGGTATCGTTGACTGGGCGCAGGGCAAAGGGCTGGAAGCCATCGGTCATGTCATGGAGGTAATGGAGGCGGTGGTGCAGTTGGGGGTTTGGGTAGGGGCCGGCACTATCGGCCAGACGCTCACCCTCAAGCTGTCACCGTTCGTTGAAGGCCTGCACCCGGTGGAGCTTGCCAGCGGCGAAAAACGCTTGTGGAACCCGGATCTTTCTCCTTACAAACAAAGCATCAGCCTGCCCAAAGGCATCAACCCTGATGCGCAAGGCTTATATCAACATGCGCAAAAACCCTGGCTGGCTCATGCTGACAAACACTATCAGCTCACGCCTGACCCGCAACTGCCCTACCACCGCATCGAGCATCCCAATCGGCCGCAAGCCTATCGACCGAAAGTACGGCTCAATGGCAACGGGGCCTGGGTGCATGAAGGCGAACAACCGCGCAGTTGGGACGATGACACGCTGATGCGCCGTATCAGCCCCGCCACCCAGGCGCTCACGACCGAGCAGCTCGAACAGATCCGTATCATCAGTGGCAGCGATCCCGACCATCTACGCCATATGTACGTGCGCAATCAACCGTCCCCGCCGCTGCTGGTAGATACCCTCGAACGCTTTCGCGCCGGCCGGTTTGCCGAAGAATCGGCCCGTAAGATACGCACAGGTCAGGCACTCGAGCCGTACTCCTACTGGTTCGAACAGGCCGTCACAGAACTCCCCGGCTGGCCGCCAAACAAAGCCCTGGAGGTGTTTCACAACAGCGACCTGAGCGGCGCGTCGCGCAAGTACGGCAATGCCACCGCCCTGCGGGCCGATACCCTGACCATCAGCCTGGCCGACGTGATGGCGACCAAACTGCCGGAGCGCGTGTTGGGCTTTCTCGAAGAACAGCAGGTCAATACGTTGCTGGGCGAAACCTTACCCCCGGCACAACGAGCCCAAGCGCTGCGCAATCAATTAGCCAGTTACGTGGATGGCTTTGGCGGCCACATCGCCAACAGTCACTATCAATTGGACCAAGCCAGCAGCGATCCGCACATAGCCCTGCTGCGCCAGACCTTTCCCGAACTGCCGCTGAGCAGCGCCAATGCCTTGCTCAAACAGGCCTGGCCCGAAGAATTAAAGGCAATGACCGAAGAACAGGGCCTGCCCCTGCGCCTTAAAAGCCTGGCTCGAGAACTGGACTTCGACAACCAGGCCAGTCGTGCCGTCGAAGGGCTTTACCCTCCCCGGCAATCATCGGCACAAAGCGAACGGTTGGTGCTCAACACCCTGCGTTTGCACAGCGACTCATTCAGCGGCCTGAAAATCGATATACGTGACAACAGCCCCACCGGCCCCCTGCGCTGCAGCGTCGGGGAAGCCGATGCGCCCCAGACGCGTACCCTGGTGCGTAACGCTCAAGGCAGTTATGAAGTATTCGATGGCGAGTCCAAGTCGCGGAATCACACCGCCGATCTGTACGAGTCTGTGCTCTGGACCCTGGCGCAGGTTCCGGAACGCACCCCACCCTATGCCGTCGGCGAAGGTGAGCGGTTCAGGCAGTGGGTGATCGAGCACAGTCAGGCACCGGCCGAGCGACGCCTGGCATTGGCCGAACCGCCCGTGCGGATGCAACCCGCCACCGAAACCGAAGTGCTGCTGGGCGGCGGCGTATGCTGCAAGATGAGCCGAACCGACAGCGATAACACGCGGCCAAAAACGATTGCCGAACGCATCAAATTGCTCCTCCCCAACATGAGCAAAGATGGCGTCCGACGCTTATCCAGCACGCTGGGGACGCTCGAAGGCGAGCAGACACTGGCGCAGATGGAGTCGCAAAAACAGCAGCTATTCCAGCAGCTCAATGCCTACATCAAGGGCCCGATCCACAGGGAATCGACACTGTTGGAGCCGGAAGTACGCAAACGTCGATCCGAAGTCGCAATACGCCTCTACGACGGCTGGAGCAATGGCCTGACTGTTCACCTGGACGAGAGTTTCGAACACCGAGGTGGCATCGCCCTCGATTTATTCAACACCAACATGCCCGATGAGCTACCTACCCTTAGCGTGCCGCTGAACCACATCAGCGACGTGGACCTGCGCGGTTGCGATTTTGCAGACAGTCACACCGCCTTCCTGAACAACTTCCCTCATCTGCGCGATCTCGACCTGAGCCATAACCGCATCACCCAGTTACCCGAGACTCTCGGCAACCTCAAACGCCTGCGGCGATTGCACTTGGAAAAAAATGCTCTGGTGCTGGATGACTCGGCCATTGCCACGCTCAAACGCCTCAAGCGCCTCAAACAACTTGAGATGGCTGGCAACCCATTGGGGCAACCGCCGGATATCAGCCAGATGCCAAACTTGACCTTGCTGAACCTGCGCGACACACAAATCAAGGATTGGCCTGCCGGGCTGGTGGGCCAATCCCGCCCACGGGGGTTCCAATTGGACCTGAGCGAGAACCCGATCACCCAGTTACCCCATGTGGCGCCAGGCTCGGATGATGCCGACATCATCGCTCGTACACGCCTGGACCAAGGCAAGCTCACCTCGGACTTTCAAGACTTGCTCGCCGAATACCGCGAGTCCGTGGGGTTGGACCCGCTGCGCTTCTACGCCCCCAAAGGCGAGAGCACGCCCTGGCTCACCTACATCAAGCCTGAAGAGGTTGAACGTCACCGGCAACTCTGGAATGAGATTGAAAAAGAGCCGGGCTCCCAGGGCCTGTTTGAAGTGATCAAGTCCCTTGAGGAGCCGGATGCATTTCAAGCCGAGGCGGACCGCTTGGCCTACCAGAGCAATCGCCCTGAACTGAGCCAGAGAGTCTGGCGACTGCTCAGAGCAGTGGAAGCCGACAGTGAATTGCGCGAACGCGTGTTCAAGGATACCCGCTACCCTGGATTGTGCCCCGATGCGGGCGCGCTGATCTTTCAGAAACTGGGCATCGAAGTACTCGCCAGCGAAGCCTATCGAACCAGCACATCACCGGCGGAGCTTGAGGCCAGGCTGGTGGTATTGGCCCGCGGAGCCGCGCGCGATGCTTATATGGGCAAAGCCATTGGCGAAGATATCGCCCACCGCCTCAAACCCAAAGAACAGGGCGGGCTGGGACAACGACTGTGGTCGCAGGTCGTCAACGGCGAGCATGGAGAGGTCGATGAGGCCGGCATTCACCTGGCCTATCGCAGCACATTGGCAGACCGCCTGGAGCTACCGTGGCTATCTACCCATATGACCTACCGTACCCTGGCTGATGTCACACCCGAGCAGATCGAAAAAGTTGCCAGCGCAGTCGCCAGGCTTGAAGAAGGTGACGGGCTGGTGAATCAGATGCTGCTGGACACCGGCTGGGAGCGTTACCTCGAGCAGCACTACCCCACCGCCAAATGGAACAATGACACCGCCTTCGACCTGAAATATGCTCAGCTCGACGAACTGCAAGCGCTGCAACAGCAATACGCAGACTCGCAAGACCTGCCTGAGACCGATCTGGAACCCCAGCGGGAAAAGCTGCGCAGCTTGGCATGGGTGCTGGAGTTGGACGAAAGCAGCGTGTTATCCGGTAACCCCATGAGCTCGACACTGTACGATACGACTCTCAACGAGCTGGGCTACCGTCACAACCAGTGGCTGCGAGATCTGACCCGCGAAGCGTTGAACCGCGCAGGCCCCCGCAAGAAACGGACTTGA
- a CDS encoding pilus assembly protein: MKHAVLSVGLFLMSLSAYAGPAINVGVVYDYLEGDRSSYLKRVYNGGTSTAFIKVNVLEIVYNADGTSREVPVASMTDAKGSTTNRDGLMASPARLIVPAGGRQGTRLLYMGQRDKERYFRVRFIPVVPEKEDDFAVTDAERAEYKNALAAGVNVMAGYGTVFFVRPQDTRFDTRISETASQYSLRNAGNSVVVLDEFRDCSVAKKTDCEATTKHHILPGRQLVLEKKPGRQFNFQMIEGRNKKPMSVSSNG, translated from the coding sequence ATGAAACATGCAGTGTTATCGGTGGGACTGTTCCTGATGTCGCTGAGCGCTTATGCAGGGCCGGCGATCAACGTTGGGGTGGTCTATGACTACCTGGAGGGCGATCGCAGTTCCTACCTCAAGCGGGTCTACAACGGCGGCACCAGTACCGCGTTTATCAAGGTCAATGTGCTGGAGATCGTCTACAACGCCGACGGCACGTCCCGGGAAGTGCCCGTCGCGTCGATGACCGACGCCAAAGGCAGCACCACCAATCGCGACGGCCTGATGGCCAGCCCGGCGCGTCTGATCGTACCGGCCGGCGGGCGTCAGGGCACGCGTTTGCTGTACATGGGCCAGCGAGACAAGGAGCGCTATTTCCGCGTGCGCTTCATTCCGGTGGTGCCGGAAAAGGAAGATGACTTCGCTGTCACCGATGCCGAGCGCGCCGAATACAAGAACGCCCTGGCAGCCGGGGTCAACGTCATGGCCGGGTATGGCACGGTGTTCTTCGTGCGTCCGCAAGACACCCGTTTTGATACCCGGATCAGCGAGACCGCCAGCCAGTACAGCTTGCGTAATGCCGGCAACAGCGTGGTGGTGCTTGATGAGTTCCGCGATTGTTCGGTGGCGAAAAAGACCGACTGTGAGGCCACCACCAAGCACCACATCCTGCCCGGTCGCCAGTTGGTGCTCGAGAAAAAGCCGGGGCGCCAGTTCAACTTCCAGATGATCGAGGGCCGCAACAAAAAACCGATGTCGGTCAGCAGTAACGGGTGA